The Sphaerochaeta globosa str. Buddy region CTTGGATTACCTCTTCACTCAAATCGGCAAACGGGGTATCCAAGGTAAAACCAAAATGCTTGGCAAGGGCCTCGAATTGGGAACGAGACCATTGGGCATCAGGGTTCATGGTTGCAATGGCTCCCTGGTTGAAACTTTTCGAGTAATCGGGAATCACCATATCCGGATCGAACTCAGTCTTCACACCCAGTCCATTGCACTCGGGACAGGCTCCAAAGGGATTGTTGAAACTGAACAACCGGGGTTCCAGTTCCGGAATCGTGATCCCACAGTGGGCACAACTATTGCGTTCACTGTAAATCTCCTCATGCTCCTCATCGTGTTCACCGAGAAAGGTGATTTTTACCAACCCTTGCGTCATCTCGATACACGTTTCAATGCTGGAGACCAGACGAGTACGTACCTCATTCTTGAGAATAAGTCGGTCAACCACAACATCGATGGAATGCTTGTGCTGCTTGTCGAGCTTGATCGGATCTTCAAGATTGAGCATTTGTCCATCAACCTTCACGCGAGCAAACCCTGAAGTCTTGGCATCTTCGAATACTTTCTTGAACTCCCCTTTCTTGCCGATGGCAACCGGGGCGCTGACAATGATTCTCGTCCCATCCTGAGCCTTGAAAATTGCATCGATGATTTGGTCTATGCTCATTTCCGTGATTTGACGACCACACACATGACAGTGAGGTTCTCCAACCCGTGCCCATAAGAGACGAAAGTAATCGTATATTTCTGTTACCGTACCCACCGTCGATCGAGGATTGCGATGTGTCGATTTTTGTTCAATTGCAATGGCTGGACTCAGCCCTTCCATGTAATCAACATCGGGCTTATCCATTTTGTCCAGAAACATACGGGCATACGAACTCAAACTCTCGACATACCGTCGTTGACCTTCAGCAAAAATGGTATCGAAGGCAAGAGAACTCTTGCCGCTTCCCGAAATACCGCTGATTACAATCAGCTGGTCTTTCGTCAATTCCAGATCGATATTCTTGAGATTGTGTTCTCTTGCACCCTTGATAATCAATTTATTCAGCATGTTCAATAGCTTCCAACAATGCAGCTTTTGCTTGTTGCTGCGTTACTTTCTTTACCAACGTACCTTTCTCATAGAGAAAAATACTATTCCCAATTCCTGTGATAGCCAAATCAGCAGATTTAGCTTCTCCAGGGCCGTTTACCTGACAGCCCATGATGGCTACCGTCAAATCCTTGTCTATGGTCAACAATTCCGATTCAATCGACTGCAAAAAACCTTGTGAATCGAAACTATGCCGTCCACAACGCGGACAGCTAACAATCCGGATGCCTTTCTTTCGTAGACCCAGCGTCCTGAGCAACTCCGCACCGGCCTGTACTTCCGTCTCAATATCCCCGGTTATGCTGATGCGGATGGTATTGCCGATGCCTTCATTGAGCAACTGCCCCAAAGCCCAGGTTGAACGGGTGATGGCGCTGACCACCGAACCCGCCTCGGTTACCCCAAGGTGCAATGGATACTCGCTTTGTGCAGCAAACAAGCGATTGGCCTCCATGGTAACATCCCCATCGCTCGCTTTGAGAGACACTACCGTATTGGTAAAATTCATCTGCTCGAACCAGGAAAGGTACGTCAGGGCTGTATTGCACATCAATTGGGGAACCGGATCATTACCTTTTGGAAGAGAGCCGCTGTTCAAACCGATTCGAATGGCAACATTATGATCCTTTGCACTCTTCACGACCTCGTCGACCTTCCATCTTGCACCAATATTACCTGGATTTATACGGATTTTTTGACATCCGCAGGTAATTGCATCCAAGGCAAGTGCATAATCAAAATGAATATCCGCAACCACGGGGATGGGGCTGCGTTTGCAAATATAGGAAAATGATTCATGATCGTCTGGAGAGGGATAGGAAAACCGAATGATATCACATCCCATTGCATTCAATTTCCCAATACGCCTCAACAGTTCATCCAAGGCTTCGATATCCTTGGGAAGAGCGCTATCATACATCGTTTGAATGAGTATAGGAAAACCTCTGCCGAGGACTTTTCCCCCTATCATTACTTGATGGTCACCTGTCATTGTGTATCTCCTCGTCTATCGTACACAAACACTTTACATTTGTAAAGCATTGTATGAGGGCTCCAGCAGGATTATGATCCTTTTTACCCGCGACAAACTATTTTCTTTCGCTATTCCAAGCGCATACGGTTCATGGGGCATAAAAGCTGTAAACATGCCTTCTTTTGCGGTAACAACGGTTTGTATCGGGCTGTCCTCAACGGTAATCCAACCTCCGTCATCCTTTGGTGCGCCTTTTGATCGCTCTGCATACGTCAAAGCGAATAATTCACTACCCTCAAGCATAATCACCAAGGTTGTAGCCCAGTCATGAGCCTTGAAAACTCCCGAAAAGGAGGAGGGAACATACTCGGCAACCTCAAAGGAGAGCCTACCAATTTGATAGGTGCCTACCTCGTATGGTGTTGCAAGAACCTCATTAATCTGGTCAATGTGCTCCAAAATGGGTGCATAGTACATAAGATTTGCAAGTTTGTCGTGAATCATGGCTACCTCACCTGAAAAGTAGGATATACCGAATAGAAATCTCTTACAAGAAGAGGAAAACCAGCTTTGAATACCTATCCACAACTACCCTTCTTGCCAACCTGATGATGGTATCGTACAGTGTTCTCATGCAGTATGAAACAACCTATCAAAGCCCACTTGGCCCATTGCATCTCAGATGTAATGGAACGCATATAACAGAACTATCCTTTTCTACCAAGAACGAAAACCTACCCAAGGAACATACAGTACTCGATGAAGCATGCCTGCAGCTGAACGAGTATTTTCAAGGGAACAGGAAAGTTTTTGAGCTTCCTTTACTCATAGAAGGAACCCCGTTTCAGAAACAGGTGTACGATGCATTGCTGAGTATACCCTACGGCCAAACTACAAGCTATGAAGCAATTGCATGTAAAATCGGTAATCCCAAAGCCTGCCGGGCCGTCGGTATGGCAAATAACCGCAACAGAATTGCCTTGCTGGTACCCTGCCATCGGGTAGTTGGCAAGAATGGTTCCTTGGTTGGGTATGCAGGGGGGTTGGATAAAAAAGAGTGGCTGCTTGCATTTGAACGAAATAATTGTTGAAACAAAATGAGAGCACCCCCGAAAGGGCGCTCATCTATGATGAAACGTTGCTTGGTAAGCTGCTTATTGCAGAGCGAGCAGACTGAAGACCAAGGTAAAGAGTGCCACGGTCTCAACAATACCGATTACGATGAAGTAGTTTGCAGTTCCCTTACCTGTTTCAGCGAGAGCATCACATGCATTGGCTGAGACCTTACCCTGCATCCAAGCAGAAAGGCCGATAGCAAGACCACCAAAAACGCCTACACCGAGAGCAAGAGTAGAAGCAGCACCTGCAGCAATGGCTGCTGAGATGAAGTTCATCAACAAGAAGCCATAGATGGTCTGGGTCAGCGGAGCACCAGCGAACGCAACCATGATGAAGGGAGCGGGTTTACCATTGGCATAGCACTTCTTCCAACCACCAACAGCTGCCTGTGCAGCAGCACCTGCGCCGAGACCGGATCCAAGAGCAGAAAGAGCCAAGGCACAAGCCATTCCGATAAATTCCAAATTTGCCATGATTTTCTCCTTAGTTGTTACCAAACAACGATCAGTTTTCTTCCACCGTTTGTGCAAACGGTTCATATGCGATCCCGGTCCACTCCATTCCAAGCTGACCGGAGAACTCCAAGAGATTCAGACGTACACCATGTACGACTACACTGAGCAAACCCATAACCAAGTTCAAAGAGTGCCCGATGACCAGTATCAGGACCCCTGCGATGAAAGCCCACCCATCGAGCATGCCGCTGGCCATGCTATTGAAGCTTTGTGCAATGGCAACCGAGGCCATTCCGACTGCAAACAATCTGATATAACTCATAATGTTTGAGAATGCACTGATGGTGTTGAGGAAGGTAGTGAAAAATCCACCCAACCCACTGAGCAATCCCTTTACAAAAGGAACTCCAGGAGCTTGGCTTCCGAATCCGACCACCAACAGAAAGCCCACCCCAACGATACTGAAAATTACAGCAACATTGGCAGGTTCCCCGACTACAAGCTGCAACACGATGAAATACAGTGCCAGAATATCAATCAACCAACCGATATCAGCAATAAAACTCAGATTCTTTTCAGGAATCTTATGGATAACATTCATGACGCAAGCCAGCGAAAGTTGTACAGTCCCGATGATGAAACAGAATTTCATCACTTGATTCTGTGCCTCAACAGCAGACAACCCAAAGAGCTCAGGGTAGTTGGAGATGGAAGGAATAACCAACTTTTGCAAGAAGGGAATACTTTCCAAAATCGTTTTGGACCCGAACCATGTTCCCGTAAGGCTGCCCCAAATCAACGTTGCAACACTCAATACATAGATGAGCATCACCAACGTCGTTGCCTTCTTCTGCTTTGCATGCAAACCAATCGCCAAACCCAAGAATATCAACCCATACCCTGCATCACCGATGATCATTGCAAAGAAGAGCGTGAAGAAAAGCAAGAACCATGTGCTGATATCGTTCTCCCGATATCCAGGGACGGTACCCAAAATATCGAAAACAGGTTTGATGATCCCCACACCTTTCGCATACTTGATCAACGTCGGAGGAGTATCCTCGTCTGAAACATCATCGATCAAATAAGCCCATGCATGTGATTTTGCAAGTGAAGAGAACTTCTCAACCTCGCTTTCAGGCAGATAGCCATTAATCCAAGTAAGTTCCTGCTCTACCGTAAGCGACTGCCCAACACGTTCAAACCGCATAGCCATCTCGAGTTTCTTGGCTTGCAAGGTAAAGGCATCAAGATACACCGCCCCTTCCTTGAGGCTGTCCAGAGTCTGTGACAAGTGTTTCTCATCAGAAGCAAACCGCTTTTGCAAATAGCCAAGACCATATTCAGGAAGGAAGAACCGAGTAGCAGAGACTTCTGTAGGAAGTTCCATGCCAACGGTAGCTATCGCTTCCAGGCCGCCCACCGGAGCAAGCGATACATATGAAATGGATGGATCCAGCTTTTGCAAATCCTTCTTGGAAAGTGTATAGAAATAAAGCCGAATTCCCTGTTGGGCGAGAGAACGAACCTGTTCAGGATCAAAATCACCCCAAGAAATGAGACTCTCAATCTGGATTTTATCCTGAGCCATCTCTTCTTCAAGTTTCTTTTTCCGTTCCAACAGTCCCTGGTAACGCTCAATTACTTCTGCAAAGGCTTCTTCAGAAAGCGAACTCTGCTTCGGTTTGGTTTTCTTATCCTGCAAATCGGCAATGGAGGAGGCTAGCTGATTGACCAGATTATACGCCTTTTCCAATTCCTCAATTTTCTCATTGCGAACTTGCTGGGACTCGATATGCAAAAGGCCCGCTTTTCTCAAGTCTCTGAGCATGGACCGACCATTATGCGCCTGTACAATGATATAGGCTTTTTTCATTGGTACTATCATATCAGGCCCCCTGCACCAGTTTCTTCTTCGCAATCTTACCCCGGACAACAGCAGCAGTCTGCTGGTCTCCCAGGTAAATCCCGATGCGTTTGATATTCTCTTTCGCTTCGGGAATCTTCACTTTCTCAAACAGGTTGACCCGCTGACTGGTGGTTCTCAATTCTCTGCCCAACAACTTTATCTGTTGTTCCAACGTGGAAATCAGGGCATCGTACCGAGCACAGTCACGTAGACTTTCCAATCCTTTGTCGACCCACAGCGGATAATCCCTTAAATCATAAGAAATAGGGATAAAGGTCAACTCTTTGAATACAGGAATGGTAACCCCGGCAATGTTGCCCTTGTTACGGACCACCCGATCAACCTTCACCAGCTGTTCAACGTTATGGGCAGAACTGAATGCCGTATTCTCATGGTATACAGCTATCCAGATCTGCATATCCTGAACCAGCTTCTCCTGCTTCACTCTCAATGAAGCAACCTCAGCCTCAATCTGCCTGATAACCATCTGCAGCTGCTGTTTTTTCAGCTGCAGGGTTGGCAGATACCGCTGATATTGCTTCAACCGGTCTTTCTGCAGTTTTTGCTCGTTCTTCGTCAGTTTGACGGCCATGCCAGCTCCTTAGTCGTTCAACTTCTTCGGCCAGCGGCTGAGGATGAGGTCACTCTTCAGGCCGGTTTCATTCGGCTCGAAACACTGAGACAGAATCTCCCAACCCAGGTCCAAAGCCTGTTCAAGGGGAATATTCACACTCAAATCCATCAATTCAGTTTCAAACAAACGACCATACTTCAGTAGCTTGTCATCCCATTCAGTCATCATGAAGCCCATGGACTTTTTCTCTACCGATTCCTTGTAGGAGGCATAGAGCTTGATCATACCGTCCATAAGTGAGCGATGATCGTCACGGGTGTCCTTGTTGACCTGCTGCTTCAAGCGGCTGAGCGAGCCGAAGGGCTCGATGCGGCCACCCTTGAGGTAGTACTGACCTTCGGTAATGTACCCTGTATTATCAGGAACCGGATGGGTGACGTCATCACCAGGCATGGTTGTGACGGCCAGAATAGTAACTGAACCAGCACCCTCAAAATCTACAGCCTTCTCATAGCGGGAAGCCAATGAACTGTAGAGGTCTCCCGGGTATCCACGGTTGGAAGGAACCTGATCCATGGTGATCGCCATTTCCTTCATAGCATCAGCGAAGTTGGTCATATCGGTTAAGAGAACCAGAACCTTCTTACCATCGAGAGCAAACTTCTCAGCAACAGCCAGGGCCATATCCGGAACCAGCATACACTCTACGGTTGGGTCGCTTGCCGTATGAATGAACATAATGGTTCGGCTCATGGCACCACTGCTTTCCAAGGTATCCTTGAAGAACAGATAGTCATCATACTTGAGACCCATGCCACCGAGGACGATCAAATCTACCTCAGCCTGCATGGCTATACGAGCCAACAATTCATTGTACGGCTCACCGCTAACCGAGAAAATAGGCAATTTCTGGCTTTCGACCAACGTATTGAATACATCAATCATCGGGATACCGGTTCTGATCATGTTCCTAGGAATAATACGCTTGGCAGGATTGACCGCAGGTCCACCAATATCAATCATATTGTCGGATAACTTCGGACCATTGTCTCGTGGGGTACCAGTACCGTCAAATACTCTTCCCAAGAGGTTTTCTGTGTAGGAAACACGCATAGGAACACCAAGGAAGCGAACCTGGTCGCCGGTAGAAATTCCCTGGGCACCACTGAACACCTGCAGGGAAACCAGATCATTGTCGAGCTTGATTACATTGGCATAACTCTGAGTAGAACCAGTAGTAACAATGGCCAACTCACTGTTGCGCACACCCTTGGCACGCACGGTAATGACGTTTCCGACAATGGACTCAATTTTTGAATATACCTTTTGCATCTGCAACCCCTTAGATCAGCTTCTTGGCATCAGGATCAACAGCTACCTGCTTACCCTTGTAGAGAGTCTCAATCTCTTTCTCAATCTGTACAAACCGCTCACTCTTGAAAGGAACGTTGTTCCAGTCAAGAAAGTTTTGCCTGATGGTATTGAAGAATGAGCGAACTTGTTTCTTATCCTCCAAGGCAAATTCACTTGCCAATACCTTGAACAGCAAATCAAATAAATACTGTTGCCGTTCAATAGGGACGGAAGCATCTACCGGGTCGAAGGAGTTTTGCTGCAGATAACAAGCATCGATGAGTTCACTCTTCTGATAGACCGTATAGTCGGTAACAGAAGTACCTTCCTCACCGACGACTTTCATCATCTGGTTGATTTCACTTCCTCGGAAAAGTATGTGACGTGCATAAGCAACTTTTTCAGCTTTGATGACACCCGTATACTTCGACCAGGAAGAAAGCGGGTCAATGGCAGGATACTTGCGTGCATCGCTGCGCTCCCTGCTCAACCCGTGGAAAGCACCGACAACCTTCAGGGTCGCCTGGGTAACAGGTTCCTCAAAGTTACCGCCGGCAGGACTTACCGTTCCGCCGATGGTGATGGAACCAAGGCGGCCATCCTTAAGCCTTACTTTTCCTGCGCGTTCGTAGAATTCAGCAATTCTGCTCTCAAGGTATGCCGGGAAAGCTTCCTCTCCAGGAATCTCCTCAAGTCTTCCACTCATTTCACGCATAGCCTGTGCCCAACGGCTTGTTGAATCGGCAAGAAGCAGGATGTTCAGACCCATCTGGCGATAATACTCGGCCAAGGTTACTGCGGTATATACCGATGCTTCCCGGCTGGCTACCGGCATGGAAGATGTATTACAGATAATAATGGTTCGTTCCATCAACGAGCGGCCTGTCTTCGGGTCGGTCAGTTCAGGGAACTCTTTCAAAACCTCTACAACCTCACCGGCACGTTCACCGCAAGCAGCGATGATTACAATATCCACATCCGCATTACGGCTGGTCAAATGCTGCAAAACCGTCTTGCCTGCACCAAAAGGTCCGGGAGTACAATAGGTTCCGCCTTTTGCAACGGGAAGGAATGTATCAATGATCCTGATTTTGGTAACCAGGGTTTCATCAGGGCGAAGTCTCTCTTCATACAGCTTGATCGCTTTCTTGACCGGCCAGGTGAAGACCATGGAAAGTTCTTTCTTGTTGCCTTTGGGATCCTCGATGACACAGACAGTGTCTCGCACCCCATAGGTGCCTTTTTCCTTGATTGATACTACCTTGTAGGGAACTTCGGCAAGAGTAAACGGAACCATGATCTGATGGGTAAACAACCCTTCAGGAACCGTAGCGAAGGTATCACCGGGATACAAGGTGTCGCCAACCTGTACCGTTGGGGTAAAATCCCAGTCTTTCTTGGGGATTGCATCGAGGTAGACTCCACGCTGCAAAAAGAATCCGCACTGCTCGGCAAGCTGGGGAAGAGGATTCTGTAGACCGTCATAAATTTGTTGCAACAGGCCGGGACCAAGGGCAACACTGAGCATTTCATCGGTAAATTCAACACGATCACCTACGGTAATACCATTGGTCATCTCAAACACCTGCAAGGCTGCGGTATTTCCATTGATTCGGATGACTTCACCCTTGAGGCGGTCTGAACCGACTTGAATATACCCTACTTCATTCTTGGAGATGGCGCTGTCGAACTCGACTGTTACCATGTTTCCATTGACGCCCAGTACACGCCCACTTGTATTTGCCATATCAAACTCCACTAATTGTTCTCTATTTCAGTTTGAATATTGGAGAAGAGACGCTTGAACTCGGCATTTCCCTCCTCACGGGTAAAGAGACTCTTGCGCTCCAACAGTTTCAGCTTCAGAGCAAAACTTATAAGAGCCTCTATATCAAATGTATGCAAGGTTGCAAGCTCATCCAAAAATTTCCAAAGCAAGGCAAGCAAAAGCAACTCTGCTTCCAGCACATTTTCTTGGGCAAGAGCCTGACGAACCGTATCACTAATTCTTCCTTCCTTGTCTGCATCATTTTTATAGACAGGGTCGGAAAGAGACAGTTTTCGACTTCGCTGTTCAACCAGCTCCTTGTTCACCATTGTTTCAAAGTGTTGATAGGACTTCAAAAATGGGTGGGAAGCCTGTTCCCCACTCAACGCTTTGCAAAGCAGTTGATAGTGCTTTTCACTAACCTGTTCCTTGCAAAGGGAGAGGAAGCTTTTGGTGGAAAACATAAGCGGGCCATCCAAGCGGAGCGTTGGCAAGGTCGCCACCAAATAATAGTAGGAAGCCACTGTGTCTCCTTACTTCGCCGAACTGAAGACGATTGTTTCGATTGCAGGAGAAAGGAACGGCTTAAGTAGCGCTGCTGTCTCATCTGCACTGAAATTATAGAATGAAGCACCATTCTTTTCTGCGATCCTGAAGCCCGAAGCAAGTGAAGGAATTGCCTTAATCTCAAGTCCCTGTTTGATAGCTGAGCTCAATTCAGCAGAAAGATTCTTGGCAAATTTCTCAAAGTCCTTTTGTCCAAGCTGCACTTCATGGTTCTTGACATCACCTAGTGATGCAACAACATTGCCGATCAGTGTTATCAAATCGTTGGAGGTATAGGCCTTTTCAACCTGTTCAACCAACAATCTGTCAAGCTGTGTGCTGATAGCTTTCTTCAAGGAGAGCTGCACATCACGGCTGGCCTGTTGCAGACTCGACCGAGCACTCTGGTCTCGGGTATCCATCTCCCTTTGGGCTTTCTCCAGCAAGGAGGCTGCTTCTTTTTTTGCCTCTCTGATCAAATCTTCGGCCTGGGCCTTCGCATCAGCAATAATTTGGGCAGCCTCTTTTTGGGCAACCTCAATACCATCCTTGCGGATGGAAGCAACCAAATCTTGAATTTGTTGAGCCATCTGATTTCCTACCTTCTACTGTGAGCATAATGATACGAGATAACGCTGACTTGTGCAATCAAAGGAAAGCCCGTACCTTCAGGACAAACTCCGCCAATTATCTAGCAATGATACAGAAAATTCAACCTATTTCGAAATAACTTATAAAAGTTCTTCATCAATTGCTGAAAATCCTCGGTATACCGTTAAAAGCACTGCACCAAAAAGGTATAGGTTTGCATACATGGCATCCATTTGGTAGGATGCACCCATGTTATTGAATGAACGATACTCCCATCTCTTCACCAATCAGAAAGTACGTGGCTTGATCCGTATCAAGAACATGCAGAACAATAAAATCCTGCTTGTCCCTAGCGAGGACATCGCCTCTGACATCCAGCGTATCCGCTTCGCTCTGGATTTAGGAACCTATGAACATGCTGTTCTCCAAAAAGAGTACGAAACTATCGGCCTTGAACTTTTTAGCATTGACGCCTACATCCATGCAACAGCAGAAGAAGATTTGGCAGCCTTGCTTTCTGAACATATAAAACAATGTATAGCACAAGCAAAGCCGATGTATTGAAGCAAAAGAGTATGCATTGAACCTGCCTCTCTAGGAGGCGGCAGATGTTTTACTACCTGGTATTGAGAACACAACAGAATTTGTTCAGCACAGAGAAGGATGCGTTTCATCTCCTGCAAGCCTGTCAACATAAGCTGACTGCGTGTGACTGTATTCTGATAGACTACCTATTGCTGCCGCATTCGCTGCAGCTTATCGTACAAGGCACCATTACGTGTTGCCGGACCAATGCATATTCCATTGACCAGATCGAGGAGCACCAACTCCTCTCATTTTTTGGAAAGGTTGGGAAACTTGGGAAAAACTATCCATTCTGCGGAACCTACGAACTCTACCATTGCAGCAATTGTTATGCAGCATTAGGAAAGGCAGGATCTTGTGCCCTGCCCTTTCCGCTGTCCGTTATTCTGAAAGTTAAACGCCGGCAATCAAGCAAGAGCCTGCTGGCGATCGTGGGCGATGAGATTGCGTAGACCTTGCACCGTTACCCGAATGGCATCCTCAGTATCATGCAACTTCGGATTATCCATACCAAGTATTTCTCGCTCCTGGTTCCCTACTACGGAAAAGGCACTGCCGCATCGCGCTCCTAGGCGGGCTGCAACCACAAAGAGTGCGGCACTTTCCATTTCGCTGGCCAATACACCCAAGCGTTTCCATGCTTCCCATTTGTTGAGCAGCTCGTAGCTGACCGGCATAATGGAGGGGTCATGCTGCCCATAAAAGGAATCCTTGCACTGCACCACCCCGATATGACTTCGCTTTCCCAACTGTTTGGCGGCTTCAGATAAAGCCTGCACCACCTCGAAAGAGGCTACAGCAGGAAATTCTATGGGGGCGTATTCACGACTGGTTCCTTCCATGCGTACAGCTGCAGTTGCAATAACCACATCGCCGCCCATGACCGGAAGAGCGATTCCTCCACACGTACCCATACGGATGAAGGTATCGCT contains the following coding sequences:
- the udp gene encoding uridine phosphorylase, producing the protein MSDYMNGTGIQYHLQIAEGDVGRYVILPGDPKRVKLIAKYFDDAHQVADSREYVTYTGYLDGEKVSVTSTGIGGPSASIAMEELFKCGSDTFIRMGTCGGIALPVMGGDVVIATAAVRMEGTSREYAPIEFPAVASFEVVQALSEAAKQLGKRSHIGVVQCKDSFYGQHDPSIMPVSYELLNKWEAWKRLGVLASEMESAALFVVAARLGARCGSAFSVVGNQEREILGMDNPKLHDTEDAIRVTVQGLRNLIAHDRQQALA